One window from the genome of Hydractinia symbiolongicarpus strain clone_291-10 chromosome 1, HSymV2.1, whole genome shotgun sequence encodes:
- the LOC130649439 gene encoding ATP-dependent DNA helicase RecQ-like: protein MALTYIDILKRISFALNNYIFQFCLKPKQVICLEALLKGNDVVAVLPTGFGKSIIFHLLADLFPVKNEKNIVLVISPLTSIINDQVKYLNGIVFSAAVLNLEQRKFEADESLFGSNDAVEDDHDGTNITIDCGIKNGDIKILFAHPESFLSDQGRSILKSKIYQQNVVACVVDEAHCVEMWGAEFREDFGKLCTLKALFPSTPMIALTATAPPSKIKNLKEKLCFSPYCKVVVANPNRKNIFLKKLPRRGNNFGLRSYDDILVPIAKELNKLRDDYPMTIIYMKLKYCGYAYSLFQQTVTPNNTKLFCQFHAPQTSRMKKEILDEITKQDSSIRVVFATTALGIGVNAPKVTEVIHITPPANIESYMQEIGRAGRRGQNSTATLYYNNADIAVNKNNVDDSMKCFCKTDLCLRKFILNFFGFKKYEQDNCCSNCTKSNLLIKETTLPCRDLVSEDAFKCLQTELKEIIETWRLSLLTTLDQTYELPSINKNLVQTLLSKLPFIRSKNDLLFEYDVWDDQYATTIYDKINKYAPKHK, encoded by the exons ATGGCTCTAACGTATATTGATATTTTAAAGCGAATATCTTTCGCAttaaataattacatttttCAGTTTTGCCTGAAACCAAAGCAAGTCATATGTTTGGAAGCTTTGTTAAAGGGGAATGATGTGGTGGCAGTTCTGCCTACTGGATTtggaaaatcaattatttttcatttacttgCTGATCTCTTCccagttaaaaatgaaaagaatattGTTTTGGTCATCAGCCCTTTAACTTCCATTATAAATGATCAGGTGAAATACTTGAATGGGATTGTTTTTTCTGCTGCTGTATTGAACTTGGAACAGAGGAAGTTTGAGGCAGATGAGAGCTTGTTTGGAAGTAATGATGCAGTGGAGGACGACCATGATGGTACAAATATTACAATTGATTGTGGTATTAAAAACGGAGATATTAAGATTTTATTTGCCCATCCAGAATCCTTTTTATCTGATCAAGGGCGTTCAATTTTAAAGAGCaaaatttatcaacaaaatgtggTAGCTTGCGTGGTTGATGAAGCGCATTGTGTTGAAATGTG GGGTGCTGAATTTCGTGaagattttggaaaattatGCACACTGAAAGCTCTTTTTCCAAGCACACCCATGATTGCTTTGACAGCAACTGCACCcccaagcaaaataaaaaatttaaaagagaaacTATGTTTCAGTCCTTATTGTAAGGTTGTTGTTGCAAAtccaaatagaaaaaatatatttttgaagaaattgCCAAGACGCGGAAACAACTTTGGCTTAAGAAGCTATGACGATATTTTAGTTCCCATTGCTAAAGAGTTAAATAAATTACGGGATGATTATCCCATGACAATCATTTACATGAAGCTAAAATATTGTGGCTATGCTTATTCGTTATTTCAGCAAACAGTAACTCCAAATAACACAAAACTATTTTGTCAATTTCATGCTCCTCAAACATCTAGAATGAAGAAAGAAATCTTAGATGAAATTACAAAACAAGATTCGTCTATTAGAGTTGTGTTTGCAACCACAGCACTCGGGATAGGTGTTAATGCACCAAAGGTTACTGAAGTTATCCACATAACGCCTCCAGCCAATATTGAATCTTACATGCAAGAAATTGGTAGAGCTGGAAGGCGTGGGCAAAACTCAACTGCAACATTGTATTACAATAATGCAGATATTgctgttaataaaaataatgttgacgATAGCATGAAGTGCTTCTGCAAAACAGATCTGTGCTTAAGGAAATTTATTCTAAATTTctttggttttaaaaaatatgaacaagATAATTGTTGCTCAAATTGTACAAAGTCTAATTTGCTgataaaagaaacaacattaCCTTGCCGTGATTTAGTATCAGAAGATGCTTTTAAATGCTTACAAACTGAGCTGAAAGAAATTATTGAAACTTGGAGACTTTCGCTATTGACTACCCTTGATCAAACTTATGAACTTCCATCTATCAATAAAAATTTGGTTCAAACACTATTAAGTAAACTTCCATTTATAAGATCTAAAAATGATCTGTTATTTGAATATGATGTTTGGGATGATCAATATGCTACCACCATATacgataaaataaataagtatgcCCCAAAGCATAAATAA
- the LOC130630056 gene encoding ankyrin repeat domain-containing protein 42-like, translating into MLKEILGNKDWELETIIENGDVKTFQTILIDHPNIVKMRSVHETTLLMEAAYHNNPLIVKCLIDAGSDVYAVDEDKWNAYHYSACYGHHDVLKVLINHDITNINNVNIDNNTPLHLASRYGHTDCVKLLLSIPHIDVNIRNRWNETAYDVTRNNTIKHLLKEH; encoded by the exons ATGTTAAAAGAGATTTTAGGCAACAAAGACTGGG aacttgaaacaaTCATTGAAAATGGTGATGTCAAGACATTTCAAACAATTCTTATCGATCATCCAAATATCGTTAAAATGAGAAGTGTTCATGAAACAACACTGTTGATGGAAGCAGCATATCACAACAATCCATTAATAGTGAAATGCTTGATTGATGCTGGTAGCGATGTGTATGCTGTGGATGAAGATAAATGGAATGCATATCACTACAGTGCATGTTATGGTCATCATgatgttttgaaagttttaattAATCATGACATCACAAACATTAACAACGTAAACATTGACAATAACACACCATTACATCTTGCATCTCGTTATGGTCACACTGATTGTGTGAAGTTGTTGTTGTCTATACCACATATCGATGTCAATATACGTAACAGATGGAATGAAACTGCTTATGATGTTACTCGTAATAACACGATCAAACATTTATTAAAAGAACATTAG
- the LOC130630045 gene encoding uncharacterized protein K02A2.6-like, with protein MCSSVICVIDKQKAGNLLGIDTAKQLKLVTIANEISTNEKIRNHHTENQNVVPNIPQEIKTLINDFNECFHGTGTMKDYECKLHVKPDVQPIYQRMRSYHIHLQKQIDSEIIRLEEAGIIESVERPQEWVSNLVATPKSYNSVRLCLDARSINTAIQRETHPIPTLESILDGMHGSKIFSKIDMKEAHTQIMLEEESRKLTNFHTSFGIKRFKRLCYGLNNAFEVFQRSLDQTIGKLRNVKCISDDTIVYNKNYAEHLETLKDLFTKIKELGLR; from the coding sequence atgtgcTCAAGCGTGATTTGCGTAATTGACAAACAAAAAGCTGGAAATCTATTGGGTATCGACACCGCAAAACAATTGAAACTAGTAACAATCGCTAATGAAATTTCAACCAATGAGAAAATTCGAAATCATCATACCGAAAATCAAAACGTAGTACCGAATATACCgcaagaaataaaaactttgataaacGACTTTAATGAATGTTTTCATGGTACCGGAACGATGAAAGATTACGAATGCAAACTACATGTCAAACCGGATGTTCAGCCGATTTATCAAAGAATGAGGAGCTATCATATACATCTTCAAAAACAAATAGACAGTGAAATTATACGTTTAGAGGAAGCTGGAATTATCGAGTCTGTGGAAAGACCGCAAGAATGGGTTTCAAATTTAGTAGCCACACCCAAATCATACAACTCAGTACGACTATGCTTAGATGCTCGCAGCATCAACACTGCGATACAAAGAGAAACGCATCCAATACCGACCCTCGAATCTATACTTGATGGCATGCATGGGAGTaaaatttttagtaaaataGATATGAAAGAAGCACACACACAAATAATGCTTGAGGAAGAATCGAGAAAACTGACAAATTTTCACACGTCTTTCGgcattaaaagatttaaaagattGTGCTATGGATTAAACAATGCTTTTGAAGTATTTCAAAGATCATTGGATCAAACCATTGGTAAATTACGTAATGTGAAGTGCATTTCGGACGATACTATTGTTTACAACAAAAATTATGCCGAACATTTAGAAActttaaaagatttatttacaaaaataaaagagcTAGGACTGCGTTAA